The sequence below is a genomic window from Sebastes fasciatus isolate fSebFas1 chromosome 18, fSebFas1.pri, whole genome shotgun sequence.
ctaggaactaagggcaaacaaatacaaagaacataAGTAGTTAAAGgggaaaacaaataataataaataagataaataaaacacagacaacaccctaAGAAATTTTGTTTGAATTTGCAAATGAGgtattatcttatcaaataatGTGCTAATGTGcatacatttctttttcagtttttttattttacctatcttatttactcattttactaaatgtatcttatttaattgttattcttttaGTCACTgctgctagaaatagtacttttctttttatacacttgaacttgttgtaattttgttgtttttctgagcaatctctggcacaagaatttccttcgggattaataaagttttatcttatcttatcttacatttccagaacagaaatctgaacattggataaagccaggttcaaaattattGTTCTATTTTGTTGACAGAGTCAAAGCTTTTTACAGAGGGAGTTTTGGATGTCTCTttagaaaatactgtcaacagcttTAAAGAAAATCcatgtttttatgaataaaatattatataaatcagGAATGATATAtaaacaaacccctctgtaaaacaccttcagaatatagatggGAATAAAATTGGAAAGTTTGGATGttagtgctactgaagtggagatttctggctcagagtctgagaaaaaaggcctttaaagatatgtattgtaaaatcCACTATATATTGGTGAATACTAGGATAAACAATTTTAACTAATAGTTAAAGTCTCAAAATGTACTAgtacatgaaaaacaaaaggtCTCCCCTTAAGTCACTAGTGTTGATATTAAGATTAAATGTTATGTGTTTGGGTTATTAACTGTATCCGAATGTGTGTTTCCCCTGTTAACTATTGTAGTATTTGTTTTCCTTGGACAGAATGGCCTCCCCCACCTCATGCAGCGACGAGGGCGCATTCAAGACCCCTAAAAGCATCCGAGTGAAGAGCGTTGGAAGCAGCGGAGGGACCCCAATCACCATCCCGGCCTCACCTTTCATGAAGAAGTTGGGCTGTGGGACTGGAGTCAACGTTTACCTCATGAACAGGTTTGTAGTATTATCTGAttataaaaatacattgtttataataatgtatatctcctcatctctcttctttcttctcctAGAATGGGAAAGTTGAATGCGTCTCCCTGGGCTGTGAAGAAGATCAACAGCAGGTGTGCATCCGGACAGACGGCGGTTTACCAGAAGCGCCTGAACGAGGAGGCGGAGGTCCTGAAGGGAATCAATCATCCAAACATTGTCGGTAAGACACGACCGCAGGCTCACGGTACATACACTGTGGTGTAGCACTTTACAGTGGCCAGTGTAACAGACGTTCTTCAGAAAATAATACATAGATGAATGATTTAATGCTTCTTTGTGTCTCTGGCATCATTGTAAACCACAGGAATAttttaagggacattttacaCTTCAGATACAAACGGCAGAATCATTTTTGATCGTAACGTTGATAAAGGCCTCACAGTATTCACTCCAAAGGAACAGCGACTTGGATCTCAGACTCCCTCCAACAACactcattaaaggaacagtgtgtaacatttcgggggatctattggcagaaatggaatataatattcataactgtgttttcattagtgtataatcacctgaaaataagaatcgttgtattttcgttaccttagaatgagctcttcatatctacatagggagtgcgTCTTCTTCAGAGTCcactatgtttctacagtagcccagaacggacaaaccaaccactggctctagagggagcctttcatgtttttatgttacctgaaggccaccgtagttctgacacgcttgtgaaactgcgataacgtgagccgcagagtacaAAAACGTTGTACTGCCAgtcgctgtctgacttccgttgctcttaaagtagtgttattatggtgatgatgacctctgagcgaggcgaacggcattaccacggttttacacccGGCTGCTCGctttaccgcagtcttggaaagggaggagtgagcggaagagtactcagttggttgcaatctgcaaccacactgctagatgtcaccaaatcctacacattgtaccttttaaatatgtacaaaaagaagaaacagtGCAGAACTTAGAATATAGGGATaaaatgtacatactgtacatataaagTAAAGTTGTATATATTTGTGGTAGACCTGTGTACAGTAATTGTGTAGTGAATGAACTGTAATGTAAACATGTAGTGTAGTGAATGTTTATATGTAATGAGAAGTAataaatgtgtatatacagAGATGTACACAGATAGTAAAAGTAGGAAGGTAAAGTGACAACATAAAGGTAAACTTGCTTAAGATTCAGGTTGAGTGGACAAATGTGGAAGCAAATGCTAAAACTAGGCTTTTCAATGGCTTGTTAGTCAGCTCATTTTAATTTCCCACCAAGTACACCTCTCTAGTGCCGACTGATGTTACAAGTATGGCATTAATAGCTCATTTTGTTAATTCTGTGTCCTTATCATCCCAACATTAAAGGGTTTCGTGCCTTCACCACGGCCAAAGATGGATCAAAGTGTCTGGCGATGGAGTACGGAGGAGAGCAGTCCCTCAATGACCTGAtcgagaagaggagagaggacggcCTGAAAGCGTTCCCCGCTGCCAACATAGAAAAAGTAGCGCTGCATGTTGCtcgtggccttcaggtaaatcACAGACACTCTTGGTGTTAACATGCATCATATCTGGATTAACTTCACACCTGTGTCCCTCTATACTCATGATGTTTGTCTTCATATGAGAGATTACTGCACACAtcagctgctctttttttatagtttatacCTCCTCCTGCTTGTTAATCATCCTGTAGTATTCTTCTAGAGCTGCAGCGATTactcaattagttgtcaactattacattttcggaaactattttgataattgattaattggtttcaGTATTTGTGtatagaaaataaagaaaattacctcattccagcttcttaaatgtgaatatttactggtttctttactcctaacaatattattattattaattattttatttatactaataataaagaataatatgatttaataaaatatcCATGGGACACCGTAGACAAGCCCACTGACATCAGTCGTTCATTCTTTCCCAAATCATATTTGTCTCGTCTCCTCATCAGCCATCTTTCTAATTTAATTTTAGAAATGAGGATTGTTTAACAAAACCAAATAAACACAGAAGGACATTGTTAagtctttgtttctctccacaGTATCTCCACAATGAGAAGAAGCTGTTGCACGGCGACATGAAGTCATGCAACGTTGTCATCAAGGGCGACTTTGAGACCGTTAAGATCTGCGACGTCGGTGTGTCTCTGCAGCTGGACGAGAACATGAGAGGTAATTAGTAACTGTGTTCATGTCAGTCAGGATAAAAATAAACTGAGTAGCTTTGATGTGAAAATACAGCACTGTACTTTCTGTGTGAGGGGTGGTGAGAGGGATAGTGGGAGCTCCCACAATGATCACTGTTTGTACACAAGTTCAGGGACATCTTATAAACAACAATTTATTTCTAGCTCCTCAAAAAACTTTGAAATTGAAAATAGCTGAAAATAGTTGTTCATTGCTTTAGACAACAGGGAAAATATAGCACTTGATTTTTTGACTatctacatttttatttacagtaGGTCATACAGTCATATCGCAAAAccagctgtgttcacactacgagcgacacgGTAACgggctacaagtcattttcaatggaagccggtgacatgaaTCTACAAACTGGAgcgctgaaaaaagttgagaccagctcaactttatttgtaCGGCGTCACGCCGTCAGTTTATAGCTTCATGTCAgcggcttccattgaaaatgattTGTTGCTGTGACGCTtgtggtgtgaacacagcatagGTTGACTGATAAAATCTTAAGTACAGGTAGAAGTACTTGTTCTTTACTTAATACAGTACTCGAGTAAATGTTCTGAGTTAAGTTTAACTTTAAAACTCTAATTTTATCAATTCTAAAATAATTGTGTCATCAGACAAGGAtgtaatgtgcacacacacacacacacacacacacacacactcacttgaccgtgagttgtgtttgtgtgtgtgtaaacattaCAAGTGGGAATAATCATGGAGTAAAGCACAGAATTGGCAGAAAAGATTTGGTTTGAAACAACTGTTTATAGCAGCTGATTAGCTTTGTTCCTGTGCCcggacagaaacaaaaagtcTTTAGTCTCTCGTGCTTTGATTCTTCTTGTACATACATGTCAGCCAGTGGGGGtgtcctttatttattttaaactaaTTGCAAACTTCTGGATCTTTGCTTTGTCGTTGcaattgtaaaacaaaaaaagccagAACTACATGCGCTTTGTATTTAGTTTTGTGTTTGACACTATTTTGTCTATTatggaaacacaaacaaattgaatgttttgttttgtaattacatttttatccagCCC
It includes:
- the pbk gene encoding lymphokine-activated killer T-cell-originated protein kinase homolog; protein product: MASPTSCSDEGAFKTPKSIRVKSVGSSGGTPITIPASPFMKKLGCGTGVNVYLMNRMGKLNASPWAVKKINSRCASGQTAVYQKRLNEEAEVLKGINHPNIVGFRAFTTAKDGSKCLAMEYGGEQSLNDLIEKRREDGLKAFPAANIEKVALHVARGLQYLHNEKKLLHGDMKSCNVVIKGDFETVKICDVGVSLQLDENMRVSDPKAEYIGTEPWKPKEALEEDGEITDKADIFAYGLTLWEMITLAMPHLEMLEDDDNDEEEDEENSMEESFDEDAYYERLGTRPVLDVKALGSSYRRTVELFCLCTEEDPRKRPSAAQIVQALESNAPLDLMPSEVIVID